Sequence from the Tistrella bauzanensis genome:
GATACTTTGTTGTCTACGTCTTCGACCATTATGTGTCATGAGCCGAAATAAGCTCGCCACGAAACTCCCGAATCCCGCGATAAAGTTTGCGATCAAGAATTTATGAAGTGGCAAGCATTTTTGCGGCAAGCCGCGCGATGGCGGGCAGCGCTGCGATATTTGGGGCCTCCGCGCCGCCCGCCATCGGTCATGCCCGGTCTCGGTGTGTTTGCCCGACGGTGGGCGTCTCTTCTTTCCATTCCGTTGCGAACGCCTCTTTCCCTTTTTCGGACCAGAGCGTGCGGGCCTGTCCACTCTGATCGCTTCGAAGCTTATCGGCCATCCAGAGCAGCGCGCCGAGGATGGTGGCGCGATCACCGCCGGTCAGGTCCACGACCCCGGCCTTGACGACGAGACCGCCGAGTTCGATCAGGTGTTTCGTTCGCGCGCGGCGCTGAACTTGCCAAGTTCGCATGTCAGTCCGCGCCCGTGCCGCCTGATGGCGATGACGCGCCGCCTTGATGCGACGGAGCGCTGTTTGCGTCGCCGTCATTTGCTGGTGCAGATCGGCGTGATTTGCTGCGAAAGAAGGCGGCCCCGCGCTTGGCCCATACCTCCCGTTTCGCGACATCGGTGGCTTCCGCCAGCATGACCAGTGCGCCGGCCAGTTCGTCGGGTGTGAGTGCGTCGGCCCCGGTGGTGATGACCAGTTCGCCGAGTTGTTGCACCTTGCGGCTCTTCAGTTCCTTGGCCTTCTCATCCAGCGCTTTCAGTTCCGCATCGAAGTCGCGTGGCCTGCGCATCGTCATTTCCCTTTCCAGTCGTAAGTGACCGATGCAGCCATGATAGTTGAGCGTGTCGCGGAATGCTGTAATGTCAGTGCGATTGCCTGACACGTGGTGACGGTTCCCGAGAAATTCATTTTGAGGGCGCGCTTATACGTCGTTCCGACGTGCGCTTGAGGGCAGTATCTGGTCGGTCGCCATGGCGATCTACCATTTCTCCGTTCAGGTCATCGGACGCGCGGCGGGCCGCAGCGCTGTCGCTGCCGCCGCCTATCGTTCGGCCTCGCGGCTGCGCGATGGCCGGCTGGACCGCGACCACGATTTCTCCAACAAGCCGGGCGTCGTCCATTCCGAAGTCATGTTGCCGGAGCACGCGCCGAAGACATGGTCCGATCGCGAGCGGCTATGGAATGATGTCGAGGCGTTCGAGAAGAGGAAGGACGCCCAACTCTCCCGAGAGGTGGAGTTCGCCCTTCCACGCGAGATGACGCAGGCGCAGGGCATCGAACTGGCCCGTGACTTCGTGGCGCGGGAGTTTGTCGATCAGGGCATGATCGCCGACATCAATGTGCATTGGGATATGGGCGCGGACGGCCAGCCCAAGCCCCATGCCCATGTCATGCTGACGATGCGGTCGGTGGACGAAAACGGTTTTGGCCCGAAGGTGCGGGACTGGAACCGCACGGAGTTGATGGAGCGTTGGCGCGAACGCTGGGCCGATCACGTCAACGAGAGGTTGGCCGAACTCGACATCGACGCGCGGATCGACCACCGCAGCCTTGAGGCGCAGGGCATCGACCTTGAGCCGCAAACCAAGATCGGCGCACCCGCGCAGCGCATCGAGGCCGCCGGACTTGAAGCCGACCGGGCCGAGGATCACCGGCGCATCGCCCGTGAGAACGGCGACCACATCATCACCGATCCTAACCTGGCGCTGGACGCGATCACGCACCAGCAATCGACGTTTACGAGCCGCGACATGGCGATGTTCGCGCACCGGCACAGCGACGGGATCGACCAGTTCAACCAGGTGATGGGCGCGATGCGCAGTGCGCCCGATCTTGTCGAACTCGGCAAGGACGATGCCGGGCAGGACCGCTTCACCACCCGCGACATGATCGAGACCGAACAGCGCCTGCACCGCGCCGCCGCGATGTTGGCCGAGCGCGAACGCCATGAGGTGAACGACAGGGACCACGAAGCCGCATTGGCCCGCGCCGAACAGCGCGGCCTTGTCCTGTCCGGCGAGCAGGCCGATGCGCTGGCGCATGTCACGGACCGGCGCGGTCTGGGTGTTGTCGTCGGCTATGCCGGAACGGGGAAAAGCGCGATGCTGGGTGTGGCGCGCGAAGCCTGGGAAGCGGCGGGCTACGAGGTCCGGGGCGTGGCGCTCTCCGGCATCGCGGCCGAGAACCTGGAAGTCGGATCGGGCATCGTGTCCCGCACCATCGCCAGCATGGAGCATGGTTGGGCGCAGGGCCGCGACATGCTCACGTCCCGCGACGTACTGGTGATCGACGAGGCGGGCATGGTCGGCACGCGGCAGTTGGAGCGCGTGCTGTCCCATGCCGNTTTGAGCGCCACGGCGGCGCGGAGATCGGCGAGGTGCGCCGCCAGCGGGAGGATTGGCAGCGCGCCGCCACCCGCGACCTGGCGACCGGCCGAACCGGCGATGCGATCCATGCCTATGACACGCATGATATGATCCATGCCGCCCCGACGCGAGAACAGGCGCGTGGCGAGTTGATCGACCGTTGGGACCATGAGCGGCAGGCGAACCCGGACGCAACCCGCATCATCCTCACCCACACCAATGCCGAGGTGCGGGAATTGAACGAGGCGGCCCGCCAGAAGATGCGCGCCGCGGGCGAACTTGGCGCGGACGTGCATGTCGCTGCCGATCGTGGCGCGCGGAACTTCGCCCCCGGCGACCGCGTGATGTTCCTGCAAAACGAACGCGGGCTTGGCGTGAAGAACGGCACGCTCGGGACCATCGAGCAGGTCAGCGCGCAATCCATGACCGTGCGCACCGATGATGGCCGCGATGTCGCGTTCGACCTGAAGGACTATAACAAGATCGACCACGGCTATGCCGCGACCGTCCACAAGGCGCAGGGCATGACGGTGGACCGAACCCATGTGCTAGGGACACCGGGCATGGACTCCCACGGCAGCTATGTCGCCCTCTCGCGCCACCGCGACGGCATGAACTTGCACTATGGCCGCGACGACTTCGCCAGTCAGGACCGGCTTGTCGGCGTCCTGTCGCGCGACCGCGCGAAGGACATGGCGAGCGACTACGAACCCGCCCGCGACTATGCCGAACGGCGCGGCATCACCTTCCGCGAGCGGGTGGAGCGGGTTGTCGAGATCGTGCGCCAAGTTCCCGAAAAGGTGCGCGGCATGTTCGACGGGCTGCGCCTGCCCGCCGAGGGCGGACAGTGGCCGGAAAGGAAGGTGGAGGAAGACCCGGAAGCGGCGTTGCGCCGCGCCCGTGGCCGGGCGCTCGTCCGCCATGCCCGCGCCGTCGATGCGATCTTCGCGGCGCAGGACCAGGGCGGCAGGGCCAGCCCCGATCAGGTCAGGGAATTGCAGGAGGCGCGCCAGCAGTTCGAGGGGGTGCGCCCCCTCGGCTCGCACGACGCCGAAGCCGCCTACAGGAAGAACCCGGCGCTTGCGGCGGAGGCGGCGTCCGGCGACGCCCGGCGCGCAATCCGCGCCTTGCAACTGGAAACCGAGCTGCGCACCGATCCCGGCCTGCGTGCCGACCGTTTCGTGGAGCGCTGGCAAAATCTCCATAGGGCCAGCGACCAACGCTATGCGGCGGGCGACTATGCCGGTCACAGGGCCGCGCGGGCGGAGATGGGGAACATGGCACACAGCCTGGAACGCGACCCGCAGATGGAGTCCCTTCTGGCGGGCCGCAAGCGGGAACTCGGCATCTCATTCGATTCAGGAATGGGCGTCGGTCGAGACCTCACCCTCACGTTCGGGCTTGGCCGGGGCCGGGGTCTCGGGCTGTAGAACCATCCTATTTACCGCCGCCTGTTCGCCACAGCCCTACGACGACTAACTATCTATTGCACAACAACAAATCCTTGCCTTTGCCTGTCCTGGCAGTCCCACAAACAGCCAGCAGGAGGCATCGCGGCCATGCGCCAACCAGACCGTATCATCCGCCTGGACACCGTCCGCGACCGGACCGGTCTCTCAAGGTCCACCATCTACCGCAAGATCGCCGAGGGCACGTTCCCGCCCCAGATCAGGATCAGCGTCAACGGCGCGGGCTGGCGGGAATCCGACATCGACCGTTGGGTCGCCGATCCCGTGGCGTGGCGGCCGGGAAGCGGGCGCGGCCTCGATGGCGTCTGATCGCGGCGCGCGTTCCCGCTCCCGGCGCGTCAGGCCGCCCACGGCGTCGGAGCAGCTTGAGGCCCTGTTGGGCTATCCGTGGCCGTTCCCCGGCAGGCCGCCCAAGCACGACCTGTCCACCTGGACCGTCACCGACGACTGGCCCCATCCCGTTCCGGTCACAGAGGCCGAGATCGAGGTGTTCGAGCAATGGTTCGGCGACCTGTTCGATGAACTGTTCGGCCCCGAGGGCTGACCTCCCCCATTGCAATATGAGTTATAGTGCGGTACATATACTCATAGTTGGAGAGGCGGGATGATCGTTGGCTTTCGGGATGAATGGTTGCGGGCTTTCTTCGTGGATGACGCCCACTCCCGCAACATCCCAGCCGACCTGGAAGCCAGGTTGTTCCGCAAGCTCCAGATGATTGACGACGCCACGACCGATCAGGACTTACGTGTGCCACCCAGCAACCATTTCGAGAAGCTGAAAGGCAGTCTGGCGGGTCTCCACTCGATCCGCGTCAACAAGCAATACCGGCTGGTCTTTCGCTGGGATGCTGAACGCGGCGAGGCCGACGGAATCTATCTGGACGATCACAGCTACCGATGAGAGCGAGGCAAACCATGCTGACCACCAAGCGCAAGCCGGCGAGCGTCGGCGAGATACTGACCGAAGAGTTCATGGAGCCGATGGGGCTGACGCAAGGGGCGCTCGCCGAGGCGATGGGCGTCCAGCGCAAACACGTCAACGAACTGTGCGGCAACCGCAGAAACGTGACGGCCGCGACGGCGCTGATCCTGGCCCGTGTATTCGGCAACAGCCCCGACTTCTGGCTCAACGTCCAGCGGCGTAACGATCTTTGGGAGGTGATGAATACACCCAAGGAGCGCGAACGGGTCGAGCGCGCGCGTCCCGTGAAGAAGGCTGCCTGAGCGGGACCATGCGGCCCGATGATTCGGGCCGGGACCATTATTCGAGAAGGAGACATCGCCCATGACCGTGCCGCTACGCGCCGCCCTCTACCTGCGCGTTTCGACGGCGCGGCAGGCCGAACATGATGTTTCCATCCCCGACCAGAAGCGGCAGGGCGAAGCCTATTGCGCCTCTCGCGGCTACCATCTCGTCGAAACCTATGTGGAGCCGGGCGCGTCGGCCACCAATGACCGCCGCCCGGAGTTCCAACGCATGATCGAGGCCGGGACCAGCAAACCAGCGCCGTTCGACGTGGTGGTGGTTCACTCGTTCAGCCGCTTCTTCCGCGACCATTTCGAGCTTGAGTTCTATGTCAGGAAGCTGGCGAAGAACGGCGTCAAGCTGGTCTCGATCACGCAGGAGATGGGCGACGACCCCATGCACGTCATGATGCGGCAGATCATGGCGCTGTTCGACGAATACCAGTCGAAGGAAAACGCCAAGCACGTCATGCGGGCCTTGAAGGAGAATGCCCGGCAAGGCTTCTGGAACGGCTCGCTTCCCCCTATCGGCTACC
This genomic interval carries:
- a CDS encoding HigA family addiction module antitoxin, whose amino-acid sequence is MLTTKRKPASVGEILTEEFMEPMGLTQGALAEAMGVQRKHVNELCGNRRNVTAATALILARVFGNSPDFWLNVQRRNDLWEVMNTPKERERVERARPVKKAA
- a CDS encoding type II toxin-antitoxin system RelE/ParE family toxin → MIVGFRDEWLRAFFVDDAHSRNIPADLEARLFRKLQMIDDATTDQDLRVPPSNHFEKLKGSLAGLHSIRVNKQYRLVFRWDAERGEADGIYLDDHSYR
- a CDS encoding conjugal transfer protein TraD; the protein is MRRPRDFDAELKALDEKAKELKSRKVQQLGELVITTGADALTPDELAGALVMLAEATDVAKREVWAKRGAAFFRSKSRRSAPANDGDANSAPSHQGGASSPSGGTGAD
- a CDS encoding conjugal transfer protein TraD, which translates into the protein MRTWQVQRRARTKHLIELGGLVVKAGVVDLTGGDRATILGALLWMADKLRSDQSGQARTLWSEKGKEAFATEWKEETPTVGQTHRDRA
- a CDS encoding helix-turn-helix transcriptional regulator, with protein sequence MRQPDRIIRLDTVRDRTGLSRSTIYRKIAEGTFPPQIRISVNGAGWRESDIDRWVADPVAWRPGSGRGLDGV